From Bifidobacterium longum subsp. longum JCM 1217, one genomic window encodes:
- a CDS encoding GNAT family N-acetyltransferase — protein MRLIETWLADQERAFDLFAKFPAEETGFENPAAGMNRERFAAYVRGLRDESLGVGLPDGWVPATKYILVNDEGDYVGIFNLRHRLTDFLRNGPGHIGYGVAREYRGHGYATAGLKLTLAKARELGIKEAYLSVHKTNPASLAVQQHCGARIDHEDKTEYYTRIATCTESDGLYARGD, from the coding sequence ATGCGGCTGATTGAGACATGGCTGGCGGACCAGGAACGCGCGTTTGACTTGTTCGCGAAATTCCCGGCGGAGGAGACGGGATTCGAGAACCCAGCGGCCGGCATGAATCGTGAACGGTTCGCCGCATATGTGCGAGGGTTGCGTGATGAGTCGCTTGGCGTCGGCCTGCCGGACGGCTGGGTGCCAGCCACCAAATACATTCTCGTCAACGATGAGGGCGACTATGTGGGCATCTTCAACCTGCGTCACCGGCTCACCGACTTCCTGCGCAACGGTCCGGGCCACATCGGCTACGGTGTCGCCCGCGAATACCGCGGTCACGGCTACGCGACCGCCGGGCTCAAGCTCACGCTTGCCAAGGCCCGCGAGCTCGGCATCAAGGAGGCTTACCTGAGTGTCCACAAAACCAATCCGGCAAGTCTTGCGGTGCAGCAGCATTGCGGCGCACGTATCGACCATGAGGACAAGACGGAATACTACACACGCATCGCCACCTGCACGGAGAGCGATGGCCTCTATGCGCGAGGCGATTGA
- a CDS encoding type IV toxin-antitoxin system AbiEi family antitoxin domain-containing protein gives MSTRATEAESVLKEHMGYLPVSEMERRGVSRTEISRFVREAKLEKAAKGLYVSPNAESDPLFELQYRYPKAIFSHETALFLLGEGERAPLTPTITLPQSSGTARLKNEDITVRKVADNRFAIGLASAITMFGHTVRVYDLERTICDLFRSRSTVDPQDLQSAFQNYMRSAHIDLVKLMNYAHEFRLVNVMRPYLEAVMPA, from the coding sequence ATGTCCACTAGAGCGACAGAAGCGGAAAGCGTATTGAAGGAGCATATGGGATATCTTCCGGTATCGGAAATGGAGCGTCGAGGAGTTTCCCGCACGGAGATTTCGCGATTCGTGCGTGAAGCCAAGCTTGAGAAAGCGGCAAAGGGCTTATATGTTTCACCGAATGCGGAGTCCGATCCGCTGTTCGAATTGCAGTATCGATATCCGAAAGCCATTTTTTCGCATGAAACTGCGTTGTTCTTGCTTGGAGAGGGGGAGCGAGCCCCCCTGACACCGACGATTACCTTACCGCAATCATCAGGTACGGCTCGTCTCAAGAATGAAGACATAACAGTGAGAAAGGTGGCCGACAATCGCTTTGCAATTGGCCTGGCGTCGGCTATCACCATGTTCGGGCATACGGTTCGCGTTTATGATTTGGAACGAACCATTTGCGATTTGTTCCGCTCCCGCAGCACAGTGGATCCGCAAGATTTGCAATCCGCCTTCCAGAATTACATGAGATCCGCGCACATTGACTTGGTCAAACTCATGAACTACGCTCACGAATTTCGGCTCGTGAACGTGATGCGTCCTTACCTCGAAGCGGTGATGCCAGCATGA
- a CDS encoding Abi family protein — translation MSRQSNSTTDFLSRTPRKGSPREKALRACITDERLATYNYEAQRRSCPALELYLWDHDMASACMGDIAILEVALRNRMDRQLSLLALEQNGTEDWYMAGLQFDDRTQYQIREAWNHLTPHQRKNHTHGHLIASLTFGFWRNLLEDGGTIHTKWPDQRRADYENDLWRKGLDKTFSNGRQYARAVEERWTRKYALDIVKTVHALRNRVAHHEPLVNGIPLPGENRRIALENATQACFALAMILDRDLHAWLMDNSKMKLVLEHELKPNE, via the coding sequence ATGAGCCGACAGTCAAATTCAACAACTGATTTCCTCTCACGGACTCCAAGGAAAGGAAGTCCGCGGGAGAAGGCGCTGCGCGCGTGCATTACCGATGAACGGCTTGCCACCTACAATTATGAGGCTCAAAGACGTTCATGCCCAGCGCTAGAGCTGTACCTGTGGGATCACGACATGGCCAGCGCCTGTATGGGCGACATCGCCATCCTCGAGGTCGCTCTGCGCAACCGCATGGACCGGCAACTCTCCCTCCTCGCTCTGGAGCAGAATGGCACTGAAGACTGGTATATGGCAGGGCTACAATTCGATGACCGAACCCAGTACCAGATTCGTGAAGCGTGGAACCATCTCACCCCGCACCAGCGAAAAAATCATACGCATGGCCATCTCATAGCGTCATTGACATTCGGATTTTGGCGCAATCTCTTGGAAGACGGCGGAACAATCCACACGAAGTGGCCAGACCAGCGCCGTGCAGATTATGAGAACGATTTATGGCGCAAAGGACTCGATAAGACATTCTCCAATGGGCGCCAGTATGCCCGTGCAGTGGAAGAACGCTGGACGAGAAAGTACGCGCTGGATATCGTAAAAACAGTGCATGCCCTGCGTAATCGGGTCGCTCACCATGAGCCGCTTGTCAACGGCATACCTCTGCCGGGTGAGAATCGACGGATTGCATTGGAGAATGCGACGCAGGCGTGCTTCGCTCTGGCGATGATCCTGGACCGAGACCTACACGCATGGTTGATGGATAACAGCAAGATGAAACTTGTGCTCGAACACGAGCTGAAGCCTAATGAATAG
- a CDS encoding NUDIX hydrolase encodes MMATNRTLLEQARELQALAQTGLMYCKDPFDRERYERIRAMAVDMLSTQVDAPAGQVSRLLSAGYPTPKLDTRAAIFDEEGRILMTHENSGEWSLPGGWVDENQSIRSNAVKEVKEETELDVRGERLIAVQDCANHNALTYPYGVLKFFVLCSRAGGWFSANIETTEIRYFEEDRLPRLSETRNTAEQIAMCFAAHRDPDWMTLFE; translated from the coding sequence ATGATGGCCACGAACCGCACGTTACTGGAACAGGCCCGAGAATTGCAGGCGCTGGCCCAGACCGGACTGATGTACTGCAAGGACCCCTTCGACCGGGAGCGCTACGAGCGTATCCGCGCGATGGCGGTCGACATGCTCTCCACGCAGGTTGATGCGCCGGCCGGACAGGTGAGTCGACTGCTCAGCGCCGGATATCCGACGCCGAAACTCGACACTCGTGCGGCCATCTTCGATGAAGAAGGCAGGATCCTCATGACGCATGAGAACAGCGGGGAATGGTCACTGCCCGGAGGCTGGGTCGACGAGAACCAGTCCATTCGGTCCAACGCCGTCAAGGAGGTCAAGGAGGAGACTGAGCTCGATGTGAGGGGCGAGCGACTCATCGCGGTGCAGGACTGCGCCAATCACAACGCGCTGACCTATCCGTACGGGGTGCTCAAGTTCTTCGTATTGTGCAGCCGCGCCGGCGGTTGGTTCTCGGCCAACATCGAAACGACGGAAATCCGCTACTTCGAGGAAGACCGGTTGCCGCGGCTTTCGGAAACAAGAAACACCGCGGAACAAATCGCTATGTGTTTTGCGGCCCACCGCGATCCCGACTGGATGACGCTATTTGAGTGA
- a CDS encoding membrane protein insertase YidC gives MPASAAGNAEPLSGIDRVMAGDIESSSIFGVRIADSFGTVVSPQSHVVIGVAVALMCLMLFAMQWLLIHRNTPKDAMDSPQFRTQKLTAFVFPAIYVVSGGTLPFGVLLYWLTNNLWNFGQTLCQLRWFPAPGSEAGSARPNATMSGRTGIAPPPDCRLWKKSARRPRVRRPTCAASVKSRSPAAIADSARTCSSPSVDGTWERLRGMR, from the coding sequence CTGCCCGCAAGCGCCGCCGGGAATGCGGAACCGTTGAGCGGCATCGACCGCGTCATGGCGGGCGACATCGAATCATCGTCCATATTCGGCGTGCGCATCGCCGACTCGTTCGGCACGGTCGTCTCGCCGCAGTCGCACGTCGTCATCGGCGTGGCCGTGGCGTTGATGTGTCTGATGTTGTTCGCGATGCAGTGGCTGCTCATCCATCGCAATACGCCGAAGGACGCCATGGATTCACCGCAGTTCCGCACGCAGAAGCTGACCGCGTTTGTGTTCCCGGCCATCTACGTGGTGTCGGGCGGCACCTTGCCGTTCGGCGTGCTGCTGTACTGGCTGACCAATAACCTGTGGAACTTCGGCCAGACGCTCTGCCAACTGCGATGGTTTCCGGCGCCCGGATCCGAGGCGGGGAGCGCAAGGCCGAACGCGACCATGAGCGGGAGAACCGGCATCGCGCCGCCTCCGGATTGCCGTCTTTGGAAGAAGAGCGCGCGGCGGCCGCGCGTGAGGAGGCCCACGTGCGCCGCGAGCGTGAAAAGTCGGTCGCCAGCCGCAATCGCAGACAGCGCAAGAACGTGCAGCTCGCCAAGCGTTGATGGCACATGGGAGAGGTTACGGGGGATGCGCTGA
- a CDS encoding YidC/Oxa1 family membrane protein insertase → MCLVLIIRICLLPLFFSQMRATQRMQVLQPQIQRIQRKYAARKDPRSKEAMQREIMALQQRHNANPLGSYLLR, encoded by the coding sequence ATGTGCCTCGTGCTCATCATCCGTATCTGTCTATTGCCTCTCTTCTTCTCCCAAATGCGCGCGACGCAGCGTATGCAGGTGCTCCAACCGCAAATCCAACGTATCCAACGCAAGTACGCCGCGCGTAAGGATCCGCGTTCCAAAGAAGCCATGCAACGTGAAATTATGGCTTTGCAGCAGCGGCATAACGCCAATCCGCTCGGTTCATACCTGCTTCGCTGA
- a CDS encoding MFS transporter, whose amino-acid sequence MVEGWRWALTKRNFLSAIILGAIVNIACVASITGAQIMLAARGANAVMIGLLGTAMGVSTLVGSLLANKLVDMVPTGKLIAGALTLFVVSQMPLLFLHSYAAILICQILAGLPFPALNAGLLGFLYGKTPDNMQGRASAVFETTVGILGAACPAMVGWLLQQPDLGFTAVMAVAVVCSVAGLAVSLAGPLRSIPNPDQWSEVFL is encoded by the coding sequence TTGGTCGAAGGCTGGCGATGGGCCCTGACCAAAAGGAATTTCCTATCCGCGATCATACTCGGTGCAATTGTGAACATCGCCTGCGTAGCCAGTATCACCGGCGCGCAGATCATGTTGGCCGCCCGTGGCGCCAACGCGGTCATGATCGGACTGCTCGGCACGGCAATGGGCGTGAGTACTTTGGTCGGCTCGCTGTTGGCCAACAAGCTAGTCGATATGGTTCCCACAGGGAAACTGATTGCGGGCGCGCTGACGTTGTTCGTGGTCAGCCAGATGCCACTGCTATTCCTGCACAGCTACGCGGCCATTCTGATCTGCCAGATTCTGGCCGGCCTGCCGTTCCCCGCGTTGAACGCTGGCCTGCTGGGCTTTCTCTACGGCAAGACACCCGACAACATGCAGGGGCGGGCTTCTGCCGTATTTGAAACCACGGTCGGCATACTGGGCGCAGCATGCCCGGCGATGGTCGGCTGGCTGTTGCAACAGCCAGATCTCGGTTTCACGGCGGTGATGGCCGTAGCCGTGGTCTGTTCCGTAGCGGGATTGGCCGTATCGTTGGCCGGCCCGCTGCGCAGCATTCCGAATCCCGACCAGTGGTCGGAGGTTTTCCTGTAA
- a CDS encoding DUF2316 family protein yields the protein MEQIITLKSGVLEYPWIIRAYLLSRAETQGVELTPFMALRGNPHDYWFLDGDFIDRGEID from the coding sequence GTGGAGCAAATCATCACCCTCAAGTCGGGCGTGCTGGAGTATCCGTGGATTATCCGAGCCTATCTGCTGAGCAGAGCTGAGACACAGGGCGTGGAACTCACGCCGTTCATGGCGTTACGCGGAAATCCGCACGATTATTGGTTCCTCGACGGCGACTTTATCGACCGAGGCGAAATCGATTAA
- a CDS encoding YfgM family protein, which translates to MAKRKHIGTVILTILVAALLASGVSGWLFWQSVQRVIGEAQQAGEYAAEAQQSVGQGDFKQALEQMDSAGSHIVAARDETQGMLWQAAEYVLYYGSDVKAVRGMLDAAADAATNALPKIDSAAQGTLVDFNIEELLSGMNFSDGTLSIPKIASIKQDLSDAGAVLKRVKTSIHALPQPRTEQITEMVNQGKQVVDQIDETFDTLNTIVEKIPG; encoded by the coding sequence ATGGCTAAGCGCAAACATATCGGCACCGTAATTCTCACGATACTGGTCGCGGCTCTGCTGGCGTCGGGCGTTTCCGGCTGGCTGTTCTGGCAGTCGGTACAACGGGTGATCGGCGAGGCGCAGCAGGCGGGCGAATATGCGGCTGAAGCACAGCAATCCGTCGGGCAGGGCGACTTCAAGCAGGCGCTTGAGCAGATGGACAGCGCTGGCAGTCACATCGTCGCGGCGCGAGACGAAACCCAGGGCATGCTATGGCAGGCCGCCGAATACGTGCTGTATTACGGTTCGGACGTGAAGGCGGTGCGCGGCATGCTGGATGCGGCCGCCGACGCCGCGACCAACGCCCTGCCCAAAATCGACAGTGCCGCGCAGGGCACGTTGGTGGACTTCAATATCGAAGAGCTGCTGTCCGGCATGAACTTCTCCGACGGCACGCTTTCCATTCCCAAAATCGCTTCCATCAAGCAGGACCTGTCCGACGCCGGTGCGGTCTTGAAGCGCGTCAAGACGTCGATTCATGCGCTGCCGCAACCCCGCACGGAACAGATCACCGAAATGGTCAACCAGGGCAAGCAGGTAGTGGACCAAATCGATGAGACTTTCGACACCTTGAACACCATCGTCGAAAAGATTCCGGGCTGA
- the lepB gene encoding signal peptidase I has protein sequence MVGRHSKKARGQSRRHARKSSVWSEIRGYLLTVIAVMLVVLLGRTFVFNVYVIPSRSMEDTLQIGDRVFASRLTPRLFALHRGDIIVFKDPADWMEGEQLPTNLMSIIDSNRYLIKRVIGLPGDTVTCKGSGEPITVNGKPIDESAYLKSGVNPSDSPFSVTVTDGNVFVLGDNRSNSRDSRYHLDDGNNGLVPYDDIQGVALFRFWPFTRIGLLN, from the coding sequence ATGGTGGGGCGTCATAGCAAAAAAGCGCGTGGACAGTCGAGGAGACATGCGCGAAAGTCCTCCGTTTGGAGTGAAATTCGCGGCTATCTGCTGACGGTGATCGCGGTGATGCTGGTCGTGTTGCTGGGACGCACCTTCGTGTTCAACGTCTATGTGATTCCATCCCGTAGCATGGAAGACACGTTGCAAATCGGCGACCGCGTATTTGCCTCGCGATTGACTCCGAGACTCTTTGCACTGCACCGTGGCGACATCATCGTGTTCAAAGATCCCGCAGACTGGATGGAGGGGGAGCAGCTTCCCACCAATCTGATGTCGATAATCGACAGCAATCGTTACCTAATCAAACGTGTCATCGGTCTGCCCGGCGATACCGTCACCTGCAAGGGATCCGGGGAGCCCATCACGGTCAACGGCAAACCCATTGATGAAAGCGCTTATCTTAAGTCCGGCGTGAATCCAAGCGACAGTCCTTTTTCCGTAACCGTTACTGACGGCAACGTGTTCGTGCTTGGTGATAATCGCTCCAATTCCAGAGATTCTCGATACCATCTTGACGACGGCAACAATGGGCTAGTGCCATACGACGATATCCAAGGTGTGGCGTTGTTCCGCTTCTGGCCATTTACGAGAATCGGCTTGCTCAATTGA
- a CDS encoding MFS transporter yields MERTKMTLKDLAVSFHFPKFSTSRDFYKAFGCRVCMLLSYQMISVYQLYIVEDYVHQTKTEAAGTIATMSIITMVVSLTASLISGPISDKMHTHKVPVIIASLLFAIGTAMPWIMPSVTGMYLYAGIAGFGYGVYSAIDQALNVDVLPNKEEAGKGLGILNLATTLGQAVGPTITSVVKTTTGTYTPAFAISIVMAVCAAVFVLRIQKVK; encoded by the coding sequence ATGGAACGCACCAAGATGACGCTCAAGGATCTCGCTGTCTCCTTCCACTTCCCGAAGTTCTCCACCTCGCGTGACTTCTACAAGGCGTTCGGCTGCCGAGTGTGCATGTTGCTCAGCTACCAGATGATCTCCGTGTACCAACTCTACATCGTCGAGGATTACGTGCACCAGACCAAGACCGAGGCTGCCGGCACCATCGCCACCATGTCCATCATCACCATGGTCGTTTCCCTGACCGCTTCGCTGATCTCCGGCCCGATCTCCGACAAGATGCACACGCACAAGGTACCAGTCATCATCGCCTCGCTGCTGTTCGCGATTGGCACCGCGATGCCGTGGATCATGCCGAGCGTCACGGGCATGTACCTGTATGCGGGCATCGCCGGCTTCGGCTACGGCGTGTACTCAGCCATCGACCAAGCGCTCAACGTCGACGTGCTGCCGAACAAGGAAGAGGCCGGTAAGGGCCTCGGCATCCTCAACCTGGCCACCACGCTCGGCCAAGCAGTCGGTCCCACCATCACCTCCGTGGTCAAGACCACGACCGGCACCTACACGCCGGCGTTCGCCATCTCCATCGTCATGGCCGTGTGCGCTGCCGTGTTCGTGCTGCGTATCCAGAAGGTGAAGTAG
- a CDS encoding GNAT family N-acetyltransferase: protein MGGMTIRIVSIEPPWFEEKAQVQSCTWRELNQGHIPQEIVDAITPEFALKLTRSHAKDPNQVVLVALENNHVIGFAELLQTPRSPIKRSEAAELASLYVLESCHRHGVGRALVEAGQRAIGNDRLALWVAGFNTNAQGFYRHIGFHETGLTQTEDMGPELEMINYSDGVFQ from the coding sequence ATGGGCGGCATGACGATTCGTATTGTTTCGATTGAGCCGCCATGGTTTGAGGAAAAGGCCCAAGTTCAGTCGTGCACGTGGCGCGAACTCAATCAGGGGCATATTCCGCAGGAAATCGTGGATGCGATCACTCCCGAATTCGCGCTCAAACTGACGCGCAGCCACGCCAAAGACCCCAATCAGGTCGTATTGGTCGCTTTGGAGAACAACCACGTGATTGGTTTTGCTGAGCTTCTGCAAACGCCGCGTTCGCCAATCAAACGGTCCGAGGCTGCGGAACTGGCTTCGCTATATGTGTTGGAATCTTGCCATCGTCATGGTGTTGGCCGTGCTTTGGTTGAGGCGGGCCAACGCGCCATCGGCAACGATCGGCTCGCCTTGTGGGTCGCCGGATTCAACACCAACGCCCAAGGTTTCTACCGTCACATCGGCTTCCATGAGACCGGCCTGACTCAAACCGAAGACATGGGCCCGGAACTCGAAATGATCAACTACTCTGACGGCGTATTCCAGTGA
- a CDS encoding carbon-nitrogen hydrolase family protein, with the protein MSEPREGIRTCALRGAAWSSCRRRASVPNTDAEPSKPFLWKIRVQAMQNQVAIVMCNRVGKEGDVTFAGQSVVVDPYGNVVSKADDQEQLIIADIDLTQTAAARKQRPFLELRRPEWYD; encoded by the coding sequence TTGAGTGAACCCCGTGAAGGCATCCGCACATGCGCGTTGCGCGGTGCCGCCTGGTCATCGTGCCGACGGCGAGCATCGGTTCCGAACACTGACGCCGAACCGTCGAAGCCGTTCCTGTGGAAAATCCGTGTCCAGGCCATGCAGAACCAGGTGGCCATCGTCATGTGCAACCGGGTCGGCAAGGAAGGCGATGTGACGTTCGCCGGCCAATCGGTGGTGGTGGACCCGTACGGCAACGTCGTCAGCAAGGCCGACGACCAAGAACAGTTGATTATCGCCGACATCGATCTCACACAGACCGCAGCAGCGCGCAAACAGCGGCCATTCCTGGAACTGCGACGACCCGAATGGTACGACTGA
- a CDS encoding amino acid permease, which yields MSQPDTDTAAQSPSSQQEPQIQTDGRRSHSEQMNQPAQTSQSESSHDGKDEHALHTNLKRGMESRHLQMISLGGVIGTGLFLSSGYTIQQAGPIGTILAYSIGALIVYLVMLTLGELSVAMPVTGSFHVYAEKFIGPGTGFVIAIQYWLTWTVALGSEFTAAGLLMQRWFPDSPTWVWSAACIILIFTLNALSVRLFAEAEFWFASIKVFAICAFIVIGSLAIFGVIPVAGYQHAPMFGNLIKDGVFPNGFMPVFATILTVNFAFSGTELIGVTAGETRDPQTAVPKAIHTTLWRLVLFFIGSITVMCALIPWRKAGVGESPFVLVFNGIGIPYAGDIMNFVVLTAVLSASNSGLYASTRMVWSMGNEGMIPRWFAKTNRRGVPMLALCAAMAGGLLALLSSVIAASTVYLVLVALSGLSAVVVWIAIAYCQIVFRRRWLESGHSTSELKYRTPGYPYVSWAAFILCTASFVLVIFDVEQRFALVAELVFIVACYGAYFLQQWVRKRKKATEADDLDTLWVARD from the coding sequence ATGAGTCAGCCCGACACCGACACGGCGGCACAGTCGCCGTCCTCGCAACAGGAACCGCAGATTCAGACGGATGGCCGTCGAAGCCATTCGGAACAGATGAATCAACCAGCGCAAACCAGCCAGTCCGAGTCGTCACATGATGGCAAAGACGAGCACGCCCTACATACCAACCTGAAGCGCGGCATGGAATCCCGCCACCTGCAGATGATCTCATTAGGCGGCGTGATCGGCACCGGCCTGTTCCTGAGCTCCGGATACACCATCCAGCAGGCGGGCCCCATCGGCACGATCCTGGCATACAGCATCGGCGCGCTGATCGTCTACCTGGTCATGCTCACGCTCGGCGAACTGTCCGTGGCCATGCCGGTGACCGGCTCCTTCCATGTGTATGCCGAGAAGTTCATCGGCCCTGGCACCGGCTTCGTGATCGCAATCCAGTATTGGCTCACCTGGACGGTGGCGCTCGGCTCCGAATTCACCGCCGCCGGCCTGCTCATGCAACGCTGGTTCCCGGACAGCCCCACATGGGTGTGGAGCGCGGCGTGCATCATTCTCATCTTCACCCTGAACGCCTTGTCGGTGCGGCTCTTCGCCGAAGCGGAATTCTGGTTCGCCTCGATCAAGGTGTTCGCCATCTGCGCGTTCATCGTCATCGGATCGCTCGCCATCTTCGGCGTCATCCCGGTCGCCGGCTACCAACATGCCCCGATGTTCGGCAATCTCATCAAGGACGGCGTCTTCCCCAACGGCTTCATGCCGGTGTTCGCCACGATTCTGACCGTCAACTTCGCGTTCTCCGGCACCGAACTCATCGGCGTGACCGCCGGTGAGACGAGGGACCCGCAAACCGCCGTGCCGAAAGCCATCCACACCACCCTGTGGCGTCTGGTGCTCTTCTTCATCGGCTCAATCACCGTGATGTGCGCGCTGATCCCGTGGCGCAAGGCCGGCGTGGGCGAAAGCCCGTTCGTGCTCGTGTTCAACGGCATAGGCATCCCCTATGCGGGAGACATCATGAACTTCGTGGTGCTCACGGCCGTGCTCTCCGCCTCGAATTCCGGCCTGTACGCCTCCACGCGCATGGTGTGGTCGATGGGCAACGAAGGCATGATTCCGCGCTGGTTCGCCAAAACGAACCGTCGCGGCGTGCCGATGCTCGCCTTGTGCGCCGCGATGGCCGGTGGCCTGCTGGCGCTCCTGTCTTCCGTGATCGCCGCCTCGACTGTGTACCTGGTGCTGGTGGCGCTTTCCGGCCTGTCCGCCGTGGTGGTGTGGATCGCCATCGCCTACTGCCAGATCGTGTTCCGTCGCCGTTGGCTGGAGTCCGGCCATTCCACCAGCGAACTCAAATACCGCACGCCCGGCTATCCGTACGTGTCTTGGGCGGCGTTCATCCTGTGCACCGCATCGTTCGTATTGGTGATTTTCGACGTGGAGCAACGGTTCGCGCTCGTGGCCGAGCTCGTGTTCATCGTGGCCTGCTATGGGGCGTATTTCCTGCAACAGTGGGTACGCAAGCGCAAAAAGGCGACCGAGGCCGACGACCTCGATACGCTTTGGGTCGCGCGCGACTGA
- a CDS encoding ASCH domain-containing protein: MSVNTAFETSDLPKAEFMFPGPERDRLVKLILDGVKTATAALMIEYEEEVEPLPCVGAHSVLVDSDERPVAVLVTTAVDVIPLGKVTDRYAIDEGEGDVTAAQWRSAHESFWNSAEYRDEFANPNFPLNDNSLIVFEHFEVEQRLESNNALG, translated from the coding sequence ATGAGCGTCAATACGGCATTTGAAACCAGTGATTTGCCCAAAGCGGAGTTTATGTTTCCTGGGCCTGAACGCGATCGCTTGGTGAAGCTCATTCTGGACGGCGTAAAAACCGCCACCGCTGCGCTGATGATTGAATATGAGGAAGAGGTCGAACCGCTGCCGTGCGTTGGCGCGCATTCGGTGTTGGTGGATTCCGATGAACGACCCGTAGCCGTACTCGTCACCACTGCGGTTGACGTGATTCCGCTCGGAAAAGTCACTGACCGGTACGCCATCGATGAGGGTGAAGGCGACGTCACGGCGGCCCAATGGCGGAGCGCACACGAATCTTTCTGGAATTCGGCGGAATACCGCGATGAATTCGCCAACCCAAACTTTCCGTTGAACGACAACTCGCTCATAGTATTCGAGCATTTCGAAGTCGAGCAACGGTTGGAGTCGAATAACGCATTAGGTTAG
- a CDS encoding VanZ family protein: MGFLKNFSEPFAFALALWPFVSMLLTVPVLALLYHRDNRIRLSSAIVAYGTVLYLLGLLCFTLYPMPADAAAYCAAHHLTPQLNPLQFIGDIRTDGLTAVLQIAFNIVFFLPLGFIMGRIWRWPLPVTAVLSFATSLFLETMQLTGLMGVFPCAYRLFDVDDLLWNTTGALIGFALAMLSLRLIPARVADMTPTTTPGFMRRLITFIIDMTLIGFAVMPTHLFVMIVRSNLPSGSNGSWQSMEPFDWTGSILFLAALILFEGVVPWLRGGCTLGGSFTHMTIETRPREGWLRVAFYVARMATLIAVVWWHSGGFNLLVFIGLGIFWLVKRQMPYDLI, encoded by the coding sequence ATGGGATTTCTCAAGAACTTTTCCGAACCGTTTGCGTTCGCGCTGGCATTGTGGCCGTTTGTGTCCATGCTGCTGACGGTGCCGGTGCTGGCGTTGCTGTATCATCGCGACAATCGCATCCGACTGTCGTCGGCCATAGTGGCGTATGGCACGGTGCTGTACCTGCTCGGCCTGCTGTGCTTCACACTGTATCCGATGCCGGCCGATGCGGCAGCCTATTGCGCCGCGCACCATCTGACGCCACAGCTCAATCCATTGCAGTTCATCGGTGACATCCGTACCGATGGTCTCACCGCCGTACTGCAAATCGCGTTTAATATCGTGTTCTTCCTGCCGTTGGGCTTCATCATGGGCCGTATCTGGCGTTGGCCGCTGCCGGTTACCGCAGTACTGTCATTCGCCACGTCGCTGTTTCTGGAGACGATGCAGCTGACCGGCCTCATGGGCGTGTTCCCGTGCGCCTACCGTCTGTTCGACGTGGACGATCTCCTGTGGAACACGACCGGCGCGCTGATCGGATTCGCGCTGGCCATGCTTTCGCTGCGCCTGATTCCGGCGCGGGTCGCCGATATGACGCCGACCACCACACCTGGCTTCATGAGGCGGCTGATCACGTTCATCATCGACATGACGCTGATCGGGTTCGCCGTGATGCCGACGCATCTGTTCGTCATGATCGTCCGCTCAAACCTGCCCTCGGGCTCCAACGGCTCATGGCAGTCGATGGAACCGTTCGACTGGACCGGCTCGATCCTCTTCCTGGCGGCGCTCATCCTCTTCGAGGGCGTGGTGCCATGGTTGCGCGGCGGCTGCACGCTCGGCGGCAGCTTCACGCACATGACGATAGAGACCCGGCCGCGCGAAGGGTGGCTTCGCGTGGCGTTCTATGTGGCGCGCATGGCGACGCTGATCGCCGTGGTGTGGTGGCATAGTGGCGGATTCAATCTGCTGGTGTTCATCGGCCTCGGCATCTTCTGGCTGGTCAAGCGTCAGATGCCGTACGACCTGATATAA